The Saccharomonospora glauca K62 genome has a segment encoding these proteins:
- a CDS encoding cob(I)yrinic acid a,c-diamide adenosyltransferase yields the protein MPVRINRVYTRAGDNGTTALGDGTRVPKTDPRLGAYADVDETNSVIGVAIALGSLPEDIVRVLRSVQNDLFDVGADLSTPVVENPAHPPLRVTQDYVDRLEGWCDEFNERVGKLTSFILPGGTPGAALLHQARTVARRAERSAWALVEADREGTNPLAVTYLNRLSDLLFILARVANPDGDVLWKPGGDR from the coding sequence ATGCCCGTACGGATCAACCGCGTCTACACCCGAGCCGGTGACAACGGAACCACGGCGCTCGGCGACGGCACCCGTGTTCCCAAGACGGACCCACGGCTGGGGGCCTACGCCGACGTCGACGAGACCAACTCGGTGATCGGCGTCGCGATCGCACTCGGCTCGCTGCCCGAGGACATCGTGCGGGTACTGCGGAGCGTGCAGAACGACCTGTTCGACGTGGGTGCCGACTTGAGCACCCCGGTGGTCGAGAACCCCGCCCATCCCCCGTTGCGTGTCACGCAGGACTACGTCGATCGTCTCGAAGGCTGGTGCGACGAGTTCAACGAGCGAGTGGGCAAGCTGACGTCGTTCATTCTTCCCGGCGGCACACCGGGCGCGGCGCTGCTGCACCAGGCTCGGACGGTGGCTCGGCGGGCGGAACGATCGGCGTGGGCGTTGGTGGAGGCCGATCGCGAAGGCACGAACCCCCTCGCGGTGACCTACCTCAACCGGCTTTCGGACCTGCTGTTCATTCTCGCCAGGGTCGCCAACCCCGACGGGGACGTGCTCTGGAAGCCCGGCGGCGACCGCTAG
- a CDS encoding enoyl-CoA hydratase-related protein, with protein MGDYEHVLVKREDGTVTITMNRPARRNSLSEPHLRELLSAFTEAGESDATGIVLAGAGPVFSAGHDFADVAARDLSGVRELLRLCTELMGTLQAVPQVVVARVHGLATAAGCQLVASCDLAVAAESAAFALPGGKGGWFCHTPAVPVARAIGRKRLMELALTGDPIDATTALDWGLVNRVVPDTELDDAVAELLARATRGSRASKALGKRTLYAQLDRPERDAYDLAVEVMASASQLPGAKEGMAAFLEKRRPEWPD; from the coding sequence ATGGGTGACTACGAACACGTCCTCGTCAAACGGGAGGACGGCACCGTCACGATCACCATGAATCGGCCCGCGCGGCGTAACTCGCTGTCCGAGCCACACCTGCGGGAACTGCTCTCCGCCTTCACCGAGGCGGGCGAGTCGGACGCGACCGGCATCGTCCTGGCCGGTGCGGGGCCCGTGTTCTCGGCGGGGCACGACTTCGCCGACGTCGCTGCCCGAGACCTGTCCGGGGTGCGGGAGTTGCTGCGGTTGTGCACCGAGCTGATGGGCACCCTCCAAGCCGTGCCGCAGGTGGTCGTCGCTCGGGTCCACGGGCTCGCGACGGCGGCGGGCTGCCAGCTCGTGGCCTCGTGCGACTTGGCCGTGGCCGCCGAGTCGGCGGCGTTCGCGCTGCCGGGCGGGAAGGGCGGGTGGTTCTGTCACACCCCCGCCGTCCCGGTGGCGCGGGCGATCGGCCGGAAACGATTGATGGAGCTTGCGCTCACGGGCGATCCCATCGACGCCACGACGGCGCTCGACTGGGGGCTGGTCAACAGGGTGGTGCCGGACACCGAGCTCGACGACGCGGTCGCCGAGCTGCTGGCCAGGGCCACCCGAGGCAGCCGGGCGTCGAAGGCGTTGGGCAAGCGCACCCTGTACGCGCAGCTCGACCGACCGGAGCGGGACGCCTACGACCTCGCCGTGGAGGTCATGGCCTCGGCGTCGCAACTGCCCGGTGCCAAGGAGGGCATGGCGGCGTTTCTGGAGAAGCGGCGCCCCGAGTGGCCCGACTGA
- the ehuB gene encoding ectoine/hydroxyectoine ABC transporter substrate-binding protein EhuB produces the protein MKGALAVGVTATLAAACTEAPQTGGQGGGNTLQRLRDAGTVRVGIAGEIPYGFTRDGEVTGESPEVAKAVFKAIGVPNVEATQVEFGQLIPGLNAGQYDMVAAGMAIIPQRCKQAQFSAVDYVTNTAFLVPQGNPEGVNNFEDVKAKGVTLAVLSGTIEQQVAQALDIADVQTYGAQADMLQAIQAGRAYAGALTDISLRALLDQNPDAQLEVTEGFVPIVDGVEQIQAGGFVFRKGDTDLVNAFNQELQKIHENGQWLEIVRPFGFTEDNLPPADVTTEQLCSGE, from the coding sequence ATGAAAGGTGCGCTGGCGGTCGGGGTCACCGCAACGCTCGCGGCGGCGTGTACGGAAGCACCGCAAACAGGTGGTCAGGGTGGCGGAAACACGCTGCAGAGACTTCGTGACGCCGGCACCGTGAGGGTCGGTATCGCCGGTGAGATTCCTTACGGATTCACGCGTGACGGCGAGGTGACCGGGGAGTCCCCCGAGGTGGCCAAGGCGGTGTTCAAGGCGATCGGGGTCCCCAACGTCGAGGCCACCCAGGTGGAGTTCGGCCAGCTGATCCCCGGTCTGAACGCGGGTCAGTACGACATGGTCGCCGCCGGTATGGCCATCATCCCGCAGCGGTGCAAGCAGGCGCAGTTCTCCGCCGTCGACTACGTCACCAACACGGCTTTCCTTGTGCCGCAAGGAAATCCCGAGGGAGTCAACAACTTCGAGGACGTCAAGGCCAAGGGCGTGACCCTCGCCGTCCTCTCCGGCACGATCGAACAACAGGTCGCCCAGGCGCTGGACATCGCCGACGTGCAGACCTATGGTGCTCAGGCCGACATGTTGCAGGCGATCCAGGCGGGTCGTGCCTACGCGGGTGCGCTCACCGACATCTCGTTGCGTGCGTTGCTGGACCAAAACCCCGACGCGCAACTTGAGGTGACCGAGGGCTTCGTGCCGATCGTGGACGGTGTGGAGCAGATCCAGGCGGGCGGTTTCGTGTTCCGCAAGGGCGACACGGACCTGGTGAACGCCTTCAACCAGGAGTTGCAGAAGATCCACGAGAACGGGCAGTGGTTGGAGATCGTGCGGCCGTTCGGCTTCACGGAGGACAACCTGCCACCGGCGGACGTCACCACCGAACAGCTGTGCTCGGGAGAGTGA
- the nucS gene encoding endonuclease NucS: protein MRLVIARCQVDYAGRLTAHLPMATRLLLVKADGSVSVHSDDRAYKPLNWMSPPCWLIEDGNLWIVENKAGEKLVITIEQIIDEVKHDLGAEPGLVKDGVEAHLQELLAEHITTLGEGYTLVRREYMTAIGPVDILARDADGGTVAVEIKRRGEIDGVEQLTRYLELLNRDPLLAPVRGVFAAQQIKPQARTLAEDRGIRCVTLDYDKLRGIESNDLTLF from the coding sequence GTGCGCTTAGTGATCGCCCGGTGCCAGGTGGACTACGCCGGCCGCTTGACCGCCCATCTGCCGATGGCCACCCGTCTGCTGCTCGTCAAGGCCGACGGATCGGTGTCGGTGCACTCCGACGACCGCGCCTACAAGCCGTTGAACTGGATGAGCCCGCCGTGCTGGCTCATCGAGGACGGCAACCTGTGGATCGTCGAGAACAAGGCGGGCGAGAAACTCGTCATCACGATCGAGCAGATCATCGACGAGGTGAAGCACGACCTCGGCGCCGAACCGGGCCTGGTGAAGGACGGGGTCGAAGCGCACCTGCAGGAACTTCTCGCCGAGCACATCACCACGCTCGGCGAGGGCTACACGCTCGTGCGCCGCGAGTACATGACCGCCATCGGTCCGGTGGACATCCTCGCGCGCGACGCCGACGGCGGCACCGTGGCGGTGGAGATCAAACGGCGTGGGGAGATCGACGGCGTCGAGCAACTCACGCGGTACCTGGAACTGCTGAACCGGGACCCGTTGCTGGCGCCCGTCCGGGGGGTCTTCGCAGCGCAGCAAATCAAACCGCAGGCGCGCACGCTCGCCGAGGACCGCGGAATCCGGTGCGTGACCTTGGACTACGACAAGCTGCGCGGCATCGAGAGCAACGATCTCACTCTCTTCTGA
- the ehuA gene encoding ectoine/hydroxyectoine ABC transporter ATP-binding protein EhuA, producing the protein MIRFDRVVKKFGDNVVLRDLSFEVEPGEFVTLIGPSGSGKTTILRLLMTLERVNGGTIQVGEEYLSHMEKNGKLVPADEKHLRKVRRRIGMVFQQFNLFPNMKVLQNITEAPIRVLGQSRDEAEEKARSLLEMVGLSDKIDAHPSQLSGGQQQRVAIARALAMEPEVLLLDEVTSALDPELVAGVLAVLREIAETTDITFLCVTHEMQFARDVSDRVMMFDRGQIIEDAKPDKLFTDPDHERTREFLHAVLDRA; encoded by the coding sequence ATGATTCGCTTCGACCGGGTGGTGAAGAAGTTCGGCGACAATGTCGTGCTTCGTGATCTGAGCTTCGAAGTCGAGCCCGGCGAGTTCGTCACCCTCATCGGGCCGAGCGGCTCGGGTAAAACCACCATTCTGCGGTTGCTGATGACGTTGGAGCGCGTCAACGGCGGCACTATTCAGGTGGGTGAGGAGTACCTCAGCCACATGGAGAAAAACGGTAAACTCGTCCCCGCCGACGAGAAGCACCTACGGAAGGTGCGCCGGCGCATCGGAATGGTGTTCCAGCAGTTCAACCTGTTCCCGAACATGAAGGTGCTGCAGAACATCACCGAGGCGCCGATCCGGGTGCTCGGCCAGTCGCGCGACGAGGCCGAGGAGAAGGCGAGGTCGCTGCTGGAGATGGTGGGGCTGAGCGACAAGATCGACGCGCACCCGTCCCAGCTCTCGGGAGGCCAGCAGCAGCGGGTGGCCATCGCACGCGCGTTGGCCATGGAGCCCGAGGTCCTCCTGCTCGACGAGGTGACCTCCGCGCTGGACCCCGAACTCGTGGCGGGGGTGCTCGCGGTGCTGAGGGAGATCGCCGAGACCACCGACATCACCTTCCTCTGCGTCACGCACGAGATGCAGTTCGCGCGGGACGTGTCGGACCGCGTCATGATGTTCGACCGGGGCCAGATCATCGAGGACGCCAAACCGGACAAGCTGTTCACCGACCCGGACCACGAGCGGACCAGGGAGTTCCTGCACGCCGTTCTCGACCGGGCGTGA
- a CDS encoding NUDIX domain-containing protein, with product MERLGSRQVYANDWITVREDKIRRADGSDGIYGVVDKPDYALVIPLAGNKTMLVEQFRYPLGLRRWEFPQGTAPGRAELAPAELAARELREETGLSAGRLVEIGLLDVAPGLSSQRGRVFVATDLTEGPPEREPEEQDMRTAWFDRDRVERMIADDEITDAQSIAAYALLLLWERRNRR from the coding sequence ATGGAACGACTCGGCTCACGCCAGGTGTACGCCAACGACTGGATAACGGTCCGTGAGGACAAGATCCGCCGCGCCGACGGCTCGGACGGCATCTACGGGGTCGTCGACAAACCCGACTACGCGCTCGTCATCCCCCTGGCCGGGAACAAGACGATGCTCGTCGAACAGTTCCGGTATCCGCTCGGGCTCCGCCGCTGGGAGTTCCCCCAGGGCACCGCGCCCGGTCGCGCCGAGCTGGCTCCCGCCGAACTCGCGGCCCGCGAACTGCGGGAGGAGACGGGCCTGTCGGCGGGGCGGCTGGTGGAGATCGGGTTGCTCGACGTCGCGCCGGGGCTGTCGAGCCAGCGGGGCCGGGTGTTCGTGGCGACGGACCTCACGGAGGGTCCCCCGGAGCGGGAGCCCGAGGAGCAGGACATGCGAACGGCCTGGTTCGACCGCGACCGGGTGGAACGGATGATCGCCGACGACGAGATCACCGACGCCCAGTCCATCGCCGCCTACGCTCTCCTGCTCCTGTGGGAGCGCCGCAACCGCCGCTGA
- the ehuC gene encoding ectoine/hydroxyectoine ABC transporter permease subunit EhuC has translation MFDNVSHFVSVIADGLLVTVQATVGGIILATILSFVAGLAMLSRHTAVRAVTRVYVEVWRGTSEVVQLFWLYFVLPVLTGFQLLPLWAGVLVLGLNFGAYGAEIVRGAVQSVPKEQHEGCVALNFSPAQRMRRVILPQALVEMVPPFNNLFIQLLKGTALLTFITVPEMTHQATVILVPAFTGQVALIFTILLLFYLVLSIVITFLMRLLERWAARKVGRTPPKREAAIARGGGVA, from the coding sequence ATGTTCGATAACGTTTCTCACTTCGTCTCCGTCATCGCCGACGGCTTGTTGGTGACGGTCCAGGCGACCGTCGGCGGTATCATCCTGGCAACCATACTGTCCTTTGTGGCCGGTCTCGCGATGCTGTCGCGGCACACCGCCGTCAGGGCCGTCACTCGGGTCTACGTCGAGGTCTGGCGCGGTACCTCGGAGGTCGTCCAGCTTTTCTGGCTCTACTTCGTGCTTCCCGTGCTGACGGGGTTCCAGCTGCTGCCGTTGTGGGCCGGTGTGCTGGTGCTCGGCCTGAACTTCGGCGCCTACGGGGCCGAGATCGTCAGGGGGGCCGTGCAGTCGGTGCCCAAGGAGCAGCACGAGGGCTGTGTGGCGCTCAACTTCAGCCCGGCCCAGCGGATGAGGCGGGTCATCCTCCCCCAGGCGTTGGTGGAGATGGTGCCTCCGTTCAACAACCTGTTCATCCAGTTGCTCAAGGGCACGGCACTGTTGACCTTCATCACGGTGCCCGAGATGACGCACCAGGCCACGGTCATTCTCGTGCCCGCCTTCACGGGCCAGGTCGCGCTGATCTTCACGATCCTGCTGTTGTTCTACCTTGTACTGTCCATTGTGATCACATTCCTGATGCGGTTGCTGGAGCGGTGGGCAGCGAGGAAGGTCGGCAGGACCCCGCCGAAGCGTGAGGCGGCGATCGCGAGGGGCGGTGGTGTCGCGTGA
- the ehuD gene encoding ectoine/hydroxyectoine ABC transporter permease subunit EhuD gives MNFSWDWDYTFEVLPAILKGLLVTLQATVLGSLLAYVLGLVFALLRRSRVRLVSTVVWLFMEFVRSTPLLVQLFFLFYVLPLVGVTLSPMVTGVLGLGLHYATYTAEVYRAGIEAVPRGQWEAATALSLPTRRVWTAVVLPQAIPRVLPALGNYTISMFKETPLLLAIGVLDIVGAAEEEASLAFRYVEPITIAGVLFLLLSYPASLLVRYLERRFGLAK, from the coding sequence GTGAACTTCAGCTGGGACTGGGACTACACCTTCGAGGTCCTGCCCGCGATCCTCAAGGGTCTGCTGGTCACCCTCCAGGCCACCGTCCTCGGTTCGCTGCTCGCCTACGTGCTGGGACTGGTGTTCGCGCTGCTGCGCCGCTCCCGTGTCCGGCTGGTCAGCACGGTGGTGTGGCTGTTCATGGAGTTCGTTCGCAGCACGCCGCTGTTGGTGCAGTTGTTCTTCCTGTTCTACGTGCTGCCGCTGGTGGGTGTCACGCTGTCGCCGATGGTCACCGGTGTGCTCGGCCTCGGGCTGCACTACGCCACCTACACCGCCGAGGTCTACCGTGCGGGGATCGAGGCCGTTCCGCGGGGTCAGTGGGAGGCCGCGACCGCGTTGAGCCTGCCCACCCGCCGCGTCTGGACCGCGGTGGTTCTGCCGCAGGCCATTCCACGGGTGCTGCCCGCGCTCGGTAACTACACCATTTCGATGTTCAAGGAGACACCGTTGTTGCTCGCGATCGGTGTCCTCGACATCGTGGGCGCGGCCGAGGAGGAGGCGTCGCTGGCCTTCCGGTACGTGGAGCCGATCACGATCGCCGGTGTTCTTTTCCTCCTGCTGAGCTACCCCGCTTCACTGCTCGTTCGATACTTGGAGCGTCGTTTTGGACTCGCAAAGTAA
- the murA gene encoding UDP-N-acetylglucosamine 1-carboxyvinyltransferase, with protein sequence MSEHFDVYGGARLVGEVEVVGAKNSVLKLMAAALLAEGTTTIHNCPQILDVPLMADVLRSVGCEVEMAGDVTRITTPAELSHRADSPAMGKLRASVCVLGPLVGRLKRAVVALPGGDAIGSRPLDMHQNGLRKLGATSSIEHGCVVAEADGLHGAQIWLDFPSVGATENILMAAVLAEGTTVIDNAAREPEIVDLCTMLTEMGARIEGAGTSTLTVEGVDSLHPTEHRVIGDRIVGATWAFAAAMTRGDVTVTGVDPHHLDLVLDKLRLAGADVTTFDGKGFRVVQAERPKAVDFVTLPYPGFATDLQPFAVALSSVSEGTSMITENVYEARFRFIEEMVRLGADARTDGHHAVVRGVERLSSAPVWASDIRAGAGLVLAGLCAEGVTQVWDVFHIDRGYPAFVENLNRLGARVERVVSEAENDSRE encoded by the coding sequence ATGAGCGAGCACTTCGACGTGTACGGCGGTGCGCGTCTGGTCGGCGAGGTCGAGGTTGTCGGCGCCAAGAACAGCGTGTTGAAGTTGATGGCGGCCGCCCTGCTCGCCGAGGGGACCACCACGATCCACAACTGCCCTCAGATCCTCGATGTCCCGTTGATGGCCGACGTGCTGCGCAGCGTGGGCTGCGAAGTCGAGATGGCCGGCGACGTCACACGGATCACCACGCCCGCGGAACTGTCGCACCGAGCCGACTCGCCCGCGATGGGCAAGTTGCGTGCGTCCGTGTGCGTGCTCGGGCCGTTGGTCGGGCGGTTGAAACGAGCGGTGGTGGCACTCCCCGGTGGGGACGCCATCGGTTCGCGGCCTTTGGACATGCATCAGAACGGCCTGCGCAAGCTGGGCGCGACGAGCTCGATCGAGCACGGCTGTGTGGTCGCCGAGGCGGACGGCCTGCACGGCGCGCAGATCTGGCTGGACTTCCCCAGCGTGGGGGCCACGGAGAACATCCTGATGGCGGCGGTGCTGGCCGAGGGCACCACGGTGATCGACAACGCCGCCCGTGAGCCCGAGATCGTCGACCTGTGCACGATGCTCACCGAGATGGGAGCCCGTATCGAGGGGGCGGGCACGTCGACGTTGACCGTCGAGGGGGTCGACTCGCTGCATCCCACGGAACACCGGGTCATCGGTGACCGTATCGTCGGCGCGACGTGGGCGTTCGCCGCCGCCATGACCCGTGGGGACGTGACGGTGACGGGCGTCGATCCGCACCACCTCGATCTGGTGCTGGACAAGCTGCGGCTGGCCGGAGCCGACGTCACCACGTTCGACGGGAAGGGCTTCCGCGTCGTGCAGGCCGAGCGACCGAAGGCCGTGGATTTCGTGACGCTGCCGTATCCGGGTTTCGCCACCGATCTCCAGCCTTTCGCGGTGGCCCTGTCGTCGGTGTCCGAAGGCACCTCGATGATCACGGAGAACGTCTACGAAGCGCGGTTCCGGTTCATCGAGGAGATGGTTCGCCTCGGGGCGGACGCGCGCACCGACGGGCACCACGCCGTCGTCCGTGGTGTGGAGCGGCTGTCGAGCGCGCCGGTGTGGGCCTCCGACATCCGGGCCGGGGCGGGTCTCGTGCTCGCCGGCCTGTGCGCGGAGGGTGTCACGCAGGTGTGGGACGTGTTCCACATCGATCGCGGTTATCCGGCCTTCGTCGAGAACCTCAATCGGCTCGGCGCGCGGGTCGAGCGAGTGGTCTCCGAGGCGGAGAACGACTCACGGGAGTGA
- a CDS encoding F0F1 ATP synthase subunit epsilon, whose product MAEMSVELVAVERRLWSGTAKFVAAQTTEGEIGILPGHEPVLGQLVEGGIVKVITTDDETVTAAVHGGFLSVTGTAVSVLAESAELAEEVDVEAARRALAEEDATERAKAAARLRAAGHTV is encoded by the coding sequence GTGGCTGAGATGTCCGTCGAGCTGGTGGCCGTCGAACGCCGCCTGTGGTCGGGTACGGCCAAGTTCGTCGCCGCGCAGACCACCGAGGGCGAGATCGGCATCCTGCCCGGCCACGAGCCGGTGCTGGGGCAGCTCGTCGAGGGCGGCATCGTCAAGGTGATCACCACGGACGACGAGACTGTGACCGCGGCCGTGCACGGCGGTTTCCTGTCGGTCACGGGCACCGCCGTCAGCGTTCTCGCCGAGTCGGCCGAGCTCGCTGAGGAGGTCGACGTCGAGGCGGCGCGTCGGGCGCTCGCCGAGGAGGACGCGACGGAACGCGCGAAAGCGGCGGCCCGGCTTCGAGCGGCTGGTCACACGGTCTGA
- a CDS encoding LysE family translocator — protein MTWSTYGSYLVLVVLVVLAPGPDTVVTLKNSFAGGFRGGLLATAGIATGNVVQGTAVAFGLGTLIVSSQPVFHTLRWLGVVYLCYLGVQALRSAYRGEYAAFDTASNHSGALRRFREGFLSNVTNPKVLALYLSVLPQFIDPAHSSIGDTLLLAYTVAVLGAIWLLLLVTFVHTVRGWLQRRKVRRGLDVATGTTLIGFGAALALEG, from the coding sequence GTGACCTGGAGTACGTACGGCAGTTACCTCGTCCTGGTGGTCCTCGTGGTGCTCGCTCCGGGACCGGACACCGTCGTCACGCTCAAGAACTCCTTCGCCGGAGGCTTCCGCGGCGGTCTGCTGGCCACGGCGGGGATCGCGACGGGCAACGTGGTCCAGGGCACGGCGGTGGCATTCGGGCTCGGCACCCTCATCGTGAGCTCTCAGCCCGTGTTCCACACGCTCCGTTGGCTCGGGGTGGTCTATCTCTGCTACCTGGGCGTGCAGGCCCTGAGATCGGCTTACAGAGGCGAGTACGCGGCCTTCGACACGGCGAGCAACCATTCTGGCGCGCTCCGTCGATTCCGGGAGGGCTTCCTTTCCAACGTGACCAACCCGAAGGTGCTGGCCCTCTACCTCTCGGTGCTGCCGCAGTTCATCGATCCCGCGCACAGCTCGATCGGCGACACACTGCTGCTCGCCTACACGGTCGCGGTGCTGGGCGCGATATGGCTGTTGCTGCTGGTGACCTTCGTCCACACGGTGCGAGGCTGGCTCCAGCGCAGGAAAGTGCGCCGGGGCCTCGACGTGGCCACCGGCACGACGCTCATCGGTTTCGGCGCCGCCCTCGCCCTGGAGGGCTGA
- a CDS encoding DUF2550 domain-containing protein, with product MDIAMLVPALLLVLLVVAACYALRWVFMRRRGGVTVALRWRPDNARSGWHLGVGQYRGERFVWYRVWSLRIGPSRVFHRDTLEIVGRRDPVGTESYAVPSGSRVLRCRPGDDEPIEIAMGPGALTGFLSWLESAPPGRRLPRAS from the coding sequence ATGGACATCGCGATGCTGGTCCCGGCGCTCCTGCTCGTGCTGCTCGTCGTGGCGGCGTGCTACGCGCTGCGATGGGTGTTCATGCGCCGTCGCGGCGGAGTCACCGTGGCCTTGCGATGGCGGCCGGACAATGCTCGATCCGGCTGGCATCTCGGTGTGGGGCAGTACCGCGGCGAGCGGTTCGTCTGGTATCGCGTGTGGAGCCTGCGGATCGGCCCCAGCCGCGTCTTCCACAGAGACACGTTGGAAATTGTCGGTCGTCGTGACCCGGTGGGCACCGAGTCGTACGCGGTGCCCTCGGGATCGCGGGTGCTTCGATGTCGTCCCGGCGACGACGAACCCATCGAGATCGCCATGGGCCCCGGAGCGTTGACGGGTTTCCTGTCGTGGTTGGAATCGGCTCCTCCGGGGCGGAGGCTTCCCCGAGCCAGTTGA
- the atpD gene encoding F0F1 ATP synthase subunit beta: MTAVQDTATAAKGRIVSVTGPVVDVEFPRGAVPDLNNALKVEVEFEELRKTVTLEVAQHLGDNLVRTISLQPQDGLVRGAEVIDTGAPISVPVGEKVKGHVYNALGECLDQPGYGEDLERWSIHRKPPAFDQLEGKTQMLETGLKVIDLLTPYVQGGKIGLFGGAGVGKTVLIKEMITRVAKNFGGTSVFAGVGERTREGTDLFLEMSEDGVINDTALVFGQMDEPPGTRMRVALSALTMAEYFRDVQNQDVLLFIDNIFRFTQAGSEVSTLLGRMPSAVGYQPTLADEMGVLQERITSTRGRSITSMQAIYVPADDYTDPAPATTFAHLDATTELSRSVFQKGIFPAVDPLASSSTILDPAIVGEEHYRVASEVIRILQKYKELQDIIAILGMDELSEEDKLTVNRARRIERFLSQNMLVAETFTGIPGSTVPLSETIEAFDKITKGEFDHYPEQAFLGIGGLDDLEKKYKEITGK, encoded by the coding sequence ATGACTGCCGTGCAAGACACAGCAACCGCGGCCAAGGGGCGGATCGTCTCCGTGACCGGGCCGGTCGTCGACGTCGAGTTCCCTCGTGGCGCGGTGCCGGACCTGAACAACGCCCTGAAGGTCGAGGTCGAGTTCGAGGAGCTCCGCAAGACCGTCACCCTGGAGGTGGCGCAGCACCTCGGTGACAACCTCGTCCGCACCATCTCGCTCCAGCCGCAGGACGGCCTGGTGCGGGGTGCCGAGGTCATCGACACCGGCGCGCCGATCTCGGTGCCGGTGGGCGAGAAGGTCAAGGGGCACGTCTATAACGCGCTCGGCGAGTGCCTCGACCAGCCCGGCTACGGCGAGGACCTCGAACGGTGGAGCATCCACCGCAAGCCGCCGGCGTTCGACCAGCTCGAGGGCAAGACCCAGATGCTGGAGACCGGCCTGAAGGTGATCGACCTGCTCACCCCGTACGTGCAGGGTGGCAAGATCGGTCTGTTCGGTGGTGCCGGTGTGGGCAAGACGGTGCTCATCAAGGAGATGATCACCCGTGTCGCCAAGAACTTCGGTGGTACCTCGGTGTTCGCCGGTGTCGGTGAGCGCACCCGTGAGGGCACGGACCTCTTCCTGGAGATGAGCGAGGACGGCGTCATCAACGACACCGCGCTCGTCTTCGGGCAGATGGACGAGCCGCCCGGCACCCGTATGCGGGTGGCGCTGTCCGCTCTGACGATGGCGGAGTACTTCCGCGACGTCCAGAACCAGGACGTGCTGCTGTTCATCGACAACATCTTCCGGTTCACCCAGGCCGGTTCCGAGGTGTCGACCCTGCTGGGTCGTATGCCGTCGGCCGTGGGTTACCAGCCGACGCTGGCCGACGAGATGGGTGTGCTCCAGGAGCGCATCACCTCGACCCGAGGCCGGTCGATCACGTCGATGCAGGCGATCTACGTGCCCGCCGACGACTACACCGACCCCGCTCCGGCCACAACGTTCGCCCACCTGGACGCCACCACCGAGCTGTCGCGTTCGGTGTTCCAGAAGGGCATCTTCCCGGCCGTGGACCCGCTGGCCTCCAGCTCCACGATCCTCGACCCGGCCATCGTGGGCGAGGAGCACTACCGGGTCGCCTCCGAGGTCATCCGCATCCTGCAGAAGTACAAGGAGCTGCAGGACATCATCGCGATCCTCGGTATGGACGAGCTGTCGGAAGAGGACAAGCTGACGGTGAACAGGGCCCGCCGTATCGAGCGGTTCCTGTCGCAGAACATGCTGGTGGCGGAGACCTTCACCGGTATCCCCGGTTCGACGGTTCCGTTGTCGGAGACGATCGAGGCGTTCGACAAGATCACCAAGGGTGAGTTCGACCACTACCCGGAGCAGGCGTTCCTGGGTATCGGTGGCCTTGACGACCTCGAGAAGAAGTACAAGGAAATCACCGGCAAGTGA